The following are encoded together in the Candidatus Pantoea floridensis genome:
- a CDS encoding helix-turn-helix domain-containing protein, with the protein MNSTVYDAFRCLNLLATATRPHGIREMGRELGLDSAKVTRLIQTLLTLDMVQRDANRKYSLGIGIHRLSAHAIHNSAFYNAVMDLLEESGNHAISLVIGVLSGNKVVYLIHTRGGKSIARALGNYESYPVHDSVIGIKLLSAMSDEEIISQIGIHDYLLLRNDINESRRHQVFAKDFGAGDYRLACNIPGMQAAIALSNISSEKMDIESLRLYLTSAAKKISGESVPMLQQ; encoded by the coding sequence ATGAACAGCACAGTATACGATGCTTTCCGCTGCCTGAACTTACTTGCGACTGCGACTCGTCCGCATGGAATTCGTGAAATGGGACGGGAGCTTGGGCTGGATTCAGCTAAGGTTACTCGATTGATACAGACCTTGTTGACGCTGGATATGGTACAGCGTGATGCCAACCGCAAATACAGTTTAGGTATCGGTATCCACCGCTTATCGGCTCACGCAATTCACAATTCGGCCTTTTACAATGCGGTAATGGATTTACTGGAAGAGAGCGGAAATCACGCCATCTCCCTCGTAATCGGAGTGCTAAGTGGAAATAAAGTGGTCTATTTGATTCATACCCGTGGCGGAAAAAGTATTGCGCGGGCTTTGGGCAATTATGAGTCCTACCCGGTCCACGATTCGGTGATCGGCATTAAGCTTCTATCAGCGATGAGCGACGAAGAGATTATCAGCCAGATTGGTATCCACGATTATCTACTGCTGAGAAATGATATTAACGAGTCACGCCGGCATCAGGTGTTTGCCAAAGATTTTGGTGCGGGCGATTACCGCCTGGCATGTAATATTCCCGGCATGCAGGCAGCGATCGCACTGTCGAATATCAGCAGTGAAAAAATGGATATTGAAAGCTTACGTTTGTACCTGACGTCGGCAGCGAAAAAAATCAGCGGAGAATCAGTGCCGATGCTGCAGCAGTAA
- a CDS encoding phospholipase D family nuclease, translated as MFKYTLVAMTLLTCCYMPYASAAVIAGFSPGGTALSLILQFTRTARISADVAAYDFTSRPVAQELSAAVARGVTVRLVADEKKSRDRWSLVSELACSGVQVRINSTYSIMHNKFIVADGNAVETGSFNYTFSAEKRNAENALVITGEPETAGLYQAEFNRLWSESVPLTCARQS; from the coding sequence TTGTTCAAATATACTTTGGTAGCGATGACATTATTAACGTGCTGCTATATGCCTTATGCATCTGCGGCGGTAATAGCCGGATTTTCGCCGGGCGGCACGGCGCTGAGCCTTATTCTGCAGTTCACCCGCACCGCGCGTATCAGTGCTGACGTGGCGGCCTATGACTTCACCAGCCGACCGGTGGCACAGGAGCTGTCGGCGGCCGTGGCGCGTGGGGTAACAGTGAGGCTGGTTGCGGATGAAAAGAAAAGCCGCGACCGCTGGTCGCTCGTCAGCGAGCTGGCATGCTCGGGTGTTCAGGTTCGCATCAATAGCACGTACAGCATCATGCACAATAAGTTCATAGTGGCGGATGGCAACGCGGTAGAAACGGGATCCTTTAATTACACGTTTTCTGCTGAAAAAAGAAATGCAGAAAACGCGCTAGTTATCACGGGCGAGCCGGAAACGGCCGGCCTATACCAGGCAGAATTTAACCGCTTATGGAGTGAGTCCGTACCTCTGACGTGCGCAAGGCAAAGCTAA
- a CDS encoding pyridoxal-phosphate dependent enzyme encodes MGISIRTPLIHSLPLSQHSGCHVWLKMESSQPTGSFKLRSAENICRHYAERGATAFISSSGGNAGIAVAHCGRKLGLPVTVVVPESTSDRAKQLIEQEGAKLIVHGKVWSEANDYALSLATDDIICVHPFDHPLLWEGISTIVDEIISEGLTPDAVILSVGGGSMLSGIAQGLENHQLGHIPVYAVETQGTASLHASLNAGKLVRLDKVSGIATTLAASQVCENVFNVASRLDVRSMLVSDQEALKACRRFLDDHRVLTEPACGVSLSILYDHKIRFNAADNVLVIVCGGASVTLEGIAG; translated from the coding sequence ATGGGAATAAGTATCCGGACTCCTCTTATACATTCACTGCCCTTAAGCCAGCATAGCGGATGTCATGTCTGGCTTAAAATGGAATCTTCCCAGCCGACGGGATCGTTCAAGCTCAGAAGTGCAGAGAACATCTGTCGGCATTACGCTGAAAGGGGTGCAACAGCATTCATCAGTTCATCTGGCGGCAATGCAGGCATAGCGGTGGCTCATTGCGGGCGCAAACTAGGGCTGCCGGTCACTGTCGTTGTGCCGGAAAGCACGTCAGACAGGGCAAAACAGCTTATTGAGCAGGAGGGTGCCAAGCTTATTGTGCACGGGAAAGTATGGAGCGAGGCGAACGACTACGCTTTGTCACTGGCGACGGATGACATTATCTGTGTACATCCCTTTGATCATCCACTTTTGTGGGAAGGCATCAGCACAATCGTGGATGAGATCATCAGCGAAGGGTTAACGCCTGATGCGGTTATTCTTTCCGTTGGCGGCGGGAGCATGCTTTCCGGTATCGCTCAGGGCCTGGAGAATCATCAGCTTGGTCATATTCCGGTTTACGCCGTTGAAACCCAGGGTACGGCATCTCTTCACGCCTCGCTTAATGCCGGCAAGCTGGTCCGTCTTGATAAGGTCAGCGGTATAGCCACGACGCTGGCCGCAAGCCAGGTGTGCGAAAATGTTTTCAATGTGGCCAGTCGGCTGGATGTCAGAAGTATGCTGGTTTCCGACCAGGAAGCGTTGAAGGCCTGCCGGCGCTTTCTTGATGACCATCGCGTGCTCACCGAGCCGGCGTGCGGAGTGTCACTCTCAATTTTATATGACCACAAAATCAGGTTTAACGCTGCAGATAATGTACTTGTCATTGTTTGCGGCGGGGCATCGGTCACGCTGGAAGGGATAGCGGGCTGA
- a CDS encoding type II toxin-antitoxin system PrlF family antitoxin translates to MATQINLADVSLRAESRLTERSQTTIPAAIRDALHLKPGEYIEYTLLSGGKVIMSRKQEEQDDPIVSQFLTFLENDMKNNPQNIHQVPVAFWAGINALTAGVEVDLDEPLTDD, encoded by the coding sequence ATGGCGACTCAAATTAACTTAGCGGATGTGTCTCTGCGTGCTGAGTCTCGGCTCACAGAACGCAGTCAGACAACGATTCCGGCAGCAATTCGCGATGCTTTGCATCTGAAGCCAGGGGAGTACATCGAATACACCCTGCTTTCAGGCGGTAAAGTCATCATGTCACGAAAGCAAGAAGAACAGGACGATCCAATCGTATCGCAGTTTCTGACTTTTCTGGAAAACGACATGAAGAACAACCCGCAGAATATTCACCAGGTGCCAGTAGCATTCTGGGCGGGTATCAATGCTCTCACTGCCGGAGTGGAAGTCGACTTAGACGAACCGCTTACTGATGACTAA
- a CDS encoding hydroxyisourate hydrolase translates to MVKTGRRNHQRTRAHFRALSYWSGNSEGDLSCHFKTGDYYKKSGEPTFFPEIPVIFTLDKADQHYHIPLLLSQFGYSTYRGT, encoded by the coding sequence GTGGTCAAAACTGGCAGAAGGAACCACCAACGCACAAGGGCGCATTTCAGAGCTTTATCCTACTGGTCAGGCAACTCAGAGGGGGATTTATCGTGTCATTTCAAAACCGGCGACTATTACAAAAAAAGCGGTGAGCCAACATTCTTCCCGGAAATTCCGGTGATATTCACCCTGGATAAAGCCGATCAGCACTATCATATTCCACTGCTGCTTAGCCAGTTTGGCTACTCAACTTATCGCGGTACTTAA
- a CDS encoding mandelate racemase/muconate lactonizing enzyme family protein → MHITKVECFPLKITPEHAYLGGKSDGTGPDYYYRPEYRCVYSRKMETCLVKITSSEGHVGWGEALAPVVPQVIAELIKQLFAPLLIGESPFSGGVLNSRMYDSMRDRGHTGGYHIDAIAGVDIALWDLKGKILGLPVHQLLGGAFRDVIPCYVSGLPEPDIESRCRLARQWQDKGFNAVKLALGYGVREDVENIRAIRAVLGNEAQVFIDAHWNYSVAEATDLAAQLHALGVGFLEAPLLPEDIAGHRELRAKSAVSIALGETERTRYQFKAVIEQRAADILQPDVGRTGISELMHIVSLAETWNLRVAPHLSVGLGPCIAASIHVAAAIPNLFMLEYQPPVFNIANQLLKQPLICERGEYHLPQGAGLGIEIDEDRVRDVVMEAAC, encoded by the coding sequence ATGCACATAACGAAAGTGGAGTGTTTCCCACTCAAAATCACTCCGGAACATGCTTACCTTGGCGGTAAGTCGGACGGGACCGGCCCGGATTATTACTATCGTCCAGAATACCGCTGCGTCTACTCACGCAAGATGGAAACCTGCCTGGTGAAAATTACCAGTAGCGAAGGGCATGTCGGGTGGGGAGAAGCGCTGGCGCCGGTGGTGCCTCAGGTGATCGCGGAACTGATTAAGCAGCTGTTTGCGCCATTATTGATCGGGGAATCTCCATTCTCTGGAGGCGTGCTCAACTCAAGGATGTATGACTCGATGCGCGATCGTGGACATACCGGAGGTTATCATATCGACGCTATTGCTGGTGTGGATATCGCGTTGTGGGATCTCAAGGGAAAAATTCTGGGTCTTCCGGTCCATCAACTGCTTGGCGGCGCCTTCCGCGATGTGATTCCTTGCTATGTCTCGGGTTTGCCTGAGCCCGACATTGAAAGCCGCTGCCGCCTCGCCAGGCAATGGCAGGATAAAGGCTTTAATGCCGTTAAGTTAGCCCTGGGCTACGGCGTGCGGGAAGATGTTGAAAATATTCGCGCCATTCGTGCAGTGCTCGGCAATGAGGCGCAAGTCTTCATTGATGCGCACTGGAATTACAGCGTGGCAGAGGCTACCGATTTAGCAGCGCAACTGCATGCGCTGGGCGTCGGCTTTCTTGAAGCACCACTGCTGCCAGAAGATATCGCCGGCCATCGCGAATTACGTGCCAAAAGCGCGGTGAGCATTGCGTTAGGTGAAACCGAGCGTACGCGTTATCAATTCAAAGCGGTGATTGAACAGCGCGCTGCAGACATCCTGCAACCCGACGTCGGCAGAACCGGCATTAGCGAGCTGATGCATATCGTATCGCTGGCCGAGACATGGAATTTACGCGTGGCACCGCATTTAAGCGTAGGTTTAGGACCTTGCATCGCCGCGTCAATCCATGTTGCCGCCGCCATACCCAACCTGTTTATGCTCGAATATCAGCCGCCAGTATTTAATATCGCGAATCAACTGCTTAAGCAGCCACTTATTTGTGAACGCGGTGAGTATCATCTGCCGCAGGGTGCAGGGTTAGGCATTGAAATCGATGAAGATCGCGTGCGCGACGTAGTGATGGAGGCAGCATGTTAA
- a CDS encoding SOS response-associated peptidase family protein, with amino-acid sequence MCGRFAQYSSRDEYFESLGLKPDELTFDPDPIGRFNVAPGTKVLLLSEREHALHFDPVYWGYGPEWWDKQPLINARGETAASGRMFKPLWNHGRAIVPANGWFEWKKEDGKKQPFYIYHRKEQPLFFAAIGRQPFGQDHGKEGFVTVTSSSNKGMVDIHDRRPLVITADAVREWLSNDTSPQRAEEIAHDAAVPEQEFTWHPVSKKVGNIHNQGKELVEPDK; translated from the coding sequence ATGTGCGGACGATTTGCGCAGTACAGCAGCCGTGATGAATATTTCGAATCGCTGGGCCTGAAACCTGACGAACTTACATTTGATCCTGACCCCATCGGCAGGTTTAACGTTGCGCCCGGCACGAAGGTGCTGTTGCTCAGCGAACGTGAGCATGCGCTGCATTTCGACCCGGTTTACTGGGGCTATGGCCCGGAATGGTGGGACAAACAGCCCCTCATAAACGCACGGGGCGAAACGGCCGCGAGCGGGCGCATGTTTAAGCCGCTGTGGAACCATGGTCGCGCCATCGTGCCAGCCAACGGCTGGTTCGAATGGAAGAAAGAAGACGGAAAAAAACAGCCGTTTTATATCTACCATCGTAAAGAGCAGCCACTCTTCTTTGCGGCGATTGGCAGACAACCTTTCGGACAGGATCACGGTAAAGAAGGGTTCGTTACCGTGACCTCATCGAGCAACAAGGGGATGGTCGATATTCACGATCGCCGGCCGTTGGTGATCACTGCGGACGCCGTTCGTGAATGGCTGAGTAATGACACTTCGCCGCAGCGGGCGGAAGAAATTGCACATGATGCAGCTGTCCCGGAGCAGGAATTTACATGGCATCCCGTAAGTAAGAAGGTTGGGAACATACATAACCAGGGCAAAGAGCTGGTTGAGCCCGATAAGTAG
- a CDS encoding 2-dehydro-3-deoxygalactonokinase, with translation MNYIAVDWGTSNFRALSVRDGVVIKSVQDSCGVGKCQRSALPEILKQQLHRLEDAYDEQIPVLLCGMIGSNIGIADAGYLDMPLSFSQLLGKGMELPGILLNPLTLRPGICDKRVNEICRGEEMQLAGALTLSDAATFAAVGTHSKWLKVERSQQQVTGMQTLMTGELYHLLLNHSVVGKGLPEQVDSPAAFQAGVETALSVVHEKVELVTELFRCRGRYILGALSQEAAASWLSGMLIGYEVACGHPGGDKTVCIIGNEILLPRYQLACEILHRRYELLAAEDAIIAGLNGVFSYGG, from the coding sequence ATGAACTATATAGCGGTGGATTGGGGTACCAGCAACTTTCGCGCACTTAGCGTGCGTGATGGCGTAGTGATCAAATCGGTACAAGACAGTTGCGGCGTCGGCAAGTGCCAGCGCTCAGCGTTGCCTGAGATTTTAAAGCAGCAGTTGCATCGGCTGGAAGATGCTTACGATGAACAAATACCCGTGCTGCTCTGCGGCATGATTGGCAGCAATATCGGTATTGCTGACGCCGGCTATCTCGATATGCCCCTTAGTTTTTCGCAACTACTAGGTAAAGGCATGGAATTGCCGGGTATCTTGCTAAATCCGCTGACCTTACGGCCCGGCATTTGCGATAAACGAGTCAATGAGATCTGCCGGGGTGAAGAGATGCAGCTGGCGGGTGCGCTTACGCTTTCTGATGCCGCCACATTCGCCGCCGTCGGCACCCACAGTAAATGGCTGAAGGTTGAGCGCTCGCAGCAGCAGGTCACAGGGATGCAGACCTTGATGACCGGCGAGCTTTATCATTTGTTACTCAATCACTCCGTGGTGGGTAAAGGCTTGCCGGAGCAGGTTGACTCACCTGCCGCTTTTCAGGCGGGGGTCGAAACGGCGCTATCAGTGGTGCATGAAAAAGTTGAACTCGTGACGGAACTATTTCGCTGCCGGGGCCGTTACATTCTTGGTGCTCTGTCACAGGAAGCGGCCGCTTCCTGGCTTTCCGGAATGCTCATTGGATACGAAGTTGCATGCGGGCATCCCGGTGGCGATAAAACGGTGTGCATTATTGGTAATGAAATCCTTTTGCCACGTTACCAGCTGGCATGTGAGATTTTGCATCGTCGTTATGAGCTTTTAGCTGCCGAAGACGCAATAATAGCCGGATTAAATGGGGTGTTTAGTTATGGCGGATAA
- a CDS encoding DUF2913 family protein translates to MDNDNLNVSHLAWCGLIALHTARRDGIATSPAQDNLFLTRWLANAEKQRRFPRELASDISWLLKEGREKGLRADLPGKLDYLWRAGNGNLQGQNDLFRLQHALHAVKLTGWIYMVLAASEWSGRRQLRLSPTVSGIYLNRHALDVGFDEHGRQRIPLPARITGELPALDKLLQRSGWRREVARSADEHLHLLLADGFRAA, encoded by the coding sequence ATGGATAACGACAATCTGAACGTCAGTCACCTGGCGTGGTGCGGGCTGATTGCGCTGCACACTGCCCGCCGCGACGGGATCGCGACCTCCCCCGCGCAGGATAACCTGTTTCTGACCCGCTGGCTGGCCAACGCTGAAAAGCAGCGCCGCTTTCCCCGGGAGCTTGCCAGCGATATCAGCTGGCTGCTGAAAGAAGGGCGGGAAAAGGGACTGCGCGCCGACCTGCCCGGCAAGCTCGACTACCTGTGGCGCGCCGGCAACGGCAACCTGCAGGGGCAGAATGACCTGTTCCGGCTGCAGCACGCCCTGCACGCGGTGAAGCTGACCGGGTGGATTTATATGGTGCTGGCAGCGAGCGAATGGAGCGGCCGCCGGCAGCTGCGCCTGAGCCCTACTGTATCTGGGATTTACCTGAACCGCCACGCGCTCGACGTCGGCTTTGACGAGCACGGCCGCCAGCGCATCCCCCTGCCCGCGCGCATCACCGGCGAGCTGCCCGCGCTCGATAAACTGCTGCAGCGATCGGGCTGGCGCCGGGAAGTGGCCAGAAGTGCGGATGAACATCTGCACCTCCTCCTCGCGGACGGATTCCGGGCAGCATGA
- a CDS encoding 2-dehydro-3-deoxyphosphogluconate aldolase, which translates to MADNHPIIAILRGITPEDAVPQIACLVEHGIKRIEITTNSPSWENSLQQVRQRFGNDIQLGVGMVTTADQVQRSFAAAADFILTPNLNPAVIAQAKLHRLVVYAGVFSPSEIFTAIDLGVDVMKVFPACALPANYPQLVKGPLSQPVSSSAVGGVGVENSAEFLHYYDSVGLGSALYRTGQRVDVTAERCKLLLQHRH; encoded by the coding sequence ATGGCGGATAATCACCCAATCATCGCTATCCTCCGCGGGATTACGCCAGAAGACGCAGTGCCACAAATTGCCTGTTTAGTTGAGCATGGCATTAAACGTATAGAAATCACGACCAACTCACCCAGCTGGGAAAACAGTCTGCAACAAGTTCGCCAGCGCTTTGGGAATGATATCCAGCTTGGCGTGGGAATGGTCACTACAGCAGATCAGGTTCAGCGCAGTTTTGCCGCCGCTGCGGATTTTATTTTGACTCCTAATCTGAACCCGGCTGTGATTGCGCAGGCTAAACTGCATAGACTTGTAGTGTACGCGGGGGTGTTTTCGCCGAGTGAAATATTTACTGCAATCGATCTGGGAGTGGATGTGATGAAGGTTTTTCCGGCCTGTGCGCTGCCGGCAAATTACCCTCAACTGGTGAAAGGTCCACTCTCTCAGCCCGTCAGCTCTTCAGCCGTGGGTGGGGTAGGTGTGGAGAATTCAGCTGAATTCCTGCATTATTACGACAGTGTGGGGCTCGGTTCCGCGCTGTATAGAACTGGCCAGCGCGTGGACGTAACCGCAGAACGTTGCAAGTTACTGCTGCAGCATCGGCACTGA
- a CDS encoding type II toxin-antitoxin system YhaV family toxin → MEVLVLNGWKIYFHSCFLEQMGSIAQAVADLKTAKPQEYQRKKETKLLRAIERVIEERIAADPLHVQFRQGDTPGDTYKHWFRAKFLEPFRLFYRCSDEHKTIVIGWVNGFDTLRERRNYVTPAAF, encoded by the coding sequence ATGGAAGTTTTAGTGCTGAATGGCTGGAAGATCTATTTTCATTCCTGCTTTTTAGAGCAGATGGGTTCAATTGCGCAAGCCGTAGCGGATCTGAAAACGGCCAAGCCTCAGGAATACCAGCGTAAAAAAGAGACAAAGCTCCTGCGGGCTATTGAACGCGTTATTGAGGAACGTATCGCGGCAGATCCGCTACATGTACAGTTCCGGCAGGGTGATACACCTGGCGATACCTACAAGCACTGGTTCCGTGCAAAGTTTCTGGAACCGTTTCGCCTGTTTTATCGCTGCAGTGATGAACACAAAACTATAGTCATAGGCTGGGTGAATGGATTTGATACCCTACGCGAGCGGAGAAATTACGTTACGCCTGCGGCCTTTTAA
- a CDS encoding MFS transporter, with the protein MENSTRQYGGEYVATKTSNPPKRTAKIMMAAGIGHFIEWFDFGLYGTLAAIIASNFFVSSDPATALLKSFAVFGSGFLMRPLGGFFFGSMGDRLGRRKVLVTVIVITSISTFVMGILPTWHQIGIIAPVLLVMTRLVQGFAAGGESSGVITYLAESADPHRRATLTCWSENFSFMAFVCGSGLVLLLTYWLGETAMNDWGWRIPFLLAAPLGLGGLYMRRNMEDSAEFHKLKATGKIEKSPLRTALKTSLSALLFCTGFVVIKAVSSWVLQSFMPGYLSTHLHYTRTDSYLITTLGLLSVAICMPITGYLSDKWGRRPLMLVACAGFILLTYPAMLLMTQGSVGSSIAAMSVLGVCVALFNGGCGAAMVELFPTAIRYGGIAMSYNLTVAVFGGVTPLASASLITLTGDPLSPAWYVMITALISFIAVWFAKETAGKVLD; encoded by the coding sequence ATGGAAAATTCAACCCGTCAGTATGGCGGTGAGTACGTGGCGACAAAAACCAGTAATCCGCCAAAGCGAACTGCCAAAATAATGATGGCAGCCGGGATTGGTCATTTTATCGAGTGGTTCGATTTTGGCTTATACGGCACCTTGGCGGCGATTATTGCCAGCAACTTCTTTGTCAGTTCCGACCCTGCTACCGCACTTCTGAAGTCTTTTGCTGTATTTGGATCCGGCTTTTTAATGCGTCCGCTGGGCGGCTTCTTTTTTGGTTCCATGGGCGATCGTCTGGGACGACGCAAAGTATTGGTGACGGTAATTGTCATCACCTCAATATCCACATTTGTAATGGGCATTCTGCCGACCTGGCATCAGATTGGCATTATCGCACCAGTGCTGCTGGTGATGACTCGATTAGTACAAGGCTTCGCCGCAGGTGGCGAAAGCTCCGGGGTAATCACTTATCTGGCAGAGAGTGCTGATCCACATCGTCGCGCAACGCTTACCTGCTGGAGTGAGAACTTCAGTTTCATGGCGTTTGTTTGCGGCTCTGGCCTGGTGCTGCTGTTGACCTATTGGTTGGGTGAGACGGCAATGAACGACTGGGGATGGCGCATTCCTTTCCTGCTTGCTGCACCGCTCGGATTGGGTGGGTTATATATGCGCCGCAACATGGAAGATTCGGCTGAATTTCACAAGTTAAAAGCCACCGGCAAAATCGAAAAATCGCCACTGCGTACTGCCTTAAAAACCTCATTGTCGGCGTTGCTGTTTTGCACCGGCTTCGTCGTGATCAAAGCGGTCAGTAGCTGGGTGCTGCAATCCTTTATGCCCGGCTATTTGTCTACGCATCTGCACTACACCCGTACCGACTCATATCTCATCACCACGCTGGGCTTACTGAGCGTCGCCATTTGCATGCCAATCACAGGCTACCTGTCCGATAAATGGGGACGACGGCCGCTGATGCTGGTGGCGTGCGCTGGTTTCATCCTGTTGACCTATCCCGCCATGCTGCTAATGACACAGGGATCGGTAGGCAGCTCTATCGCGGCAATGAGTGTATTAGGTGTGTGTGTTGCGCTATTTAATGGCGGCTGTGGCGCTGCAATGGTCGAACTGTTCCCGACGGCGATTCGCTATGGCGGCATCGCGATGTCCTACAACCTGACTGTGGCGGTGTTTGGCGGTGTTACACCCCTGGCATCCGCCAGTCTGATTACCTTAACGGGAGATCCACTATCACCCGCCTGGTACGTGATGATCACCGCGCTAATTTCATTCATTGCAGTGTGGTTTGCCAAAGAAACTGCCGGAAAAGTGTTGGATTAA
- a CDS encoding cysteine hydrolase family protein: MQALIIIDLQKALCNQEPLPFNIQQIISNINELLCHAIERNYPVIFVQHEASFIPVGEEGWKILDELSVPDKAIFISKTTANAFLQTKLNASLNDLKVNHLLVCGYASEFCIDTTIRAAAALGYDITLISDAHTTHSKPHASAEAIILHENATLPELTSFNVKIDVAASREILTLK; this comes from the coding sequence ATGCAGGCGTTAATCATCATTGATTTGCAGAAAGCGTTATGTAATCAGGAACCTTTGCCATTTAATATTCAGCAGATTATTAGTAATATCAATGAGCTGCTTTGCCACGCGATAGAACGTAACTATCCGGTTATTTTTGTACAACATGAAGCATCGTTTATTCCTGTTGGCGAAGAAGGATGGAAAATTCTTGATGAACTTTCCGTCCCAGATAAGGCAATTTTTATCAGTAAAACCACCGCTAACGCTTTTCTACAAACAAAACTAAACGCTAGCCTTAACGACCTAAAAGTGAATCATTTACTGGTTTGTGGTTATGCTTCAGAATTTTGTATCGATACCACTATACGTGCTGCGGCTGCTTTGGGTTATGACATCACGCTTATCAGTGATGCCCATACAACTCACAGCAAGCCCCATGCCAGCGCTGAGGCCATAATATTGCATGAAAACGCCACGCTACCAGAGTTAACCAGCTTTAATGTAAAAATCGATGTTGCAGCCTCCAGAGAAATACTGACCTTGAAGTAA
- a CDS encoding dihydrodipicolinate synthase family protein has protein sequence MLKGNVPILATAFDEQGQLDLASIERLVKFLLQQGIDGLALFGNASEGYALTQEEKQDLFFCVKRLVGDLPLVAAAGGASSAVAIEEINRVHHWGAQVAMVNPPSVVKPGPEEIYHFWRDICQACEIEIMIQDAPLMTGVNIPVSMLARLCQDFPTIRYIKVEQPPTTLKITALKQEVGDGVGLFGGLNAGFLFEELCRGVTGTMPACEFPDVINAILAAWQQDRQEAQALFYRYLPFLRYGVQPGIGVAIHKTVLNQAGIFASDYVREPAKSLDDDTRRELKEITDFLPLAVLGGRP, from the coding sequence ATGTTAAAAGGTAATGTACCGATTCTTGCCACGGCATTTGATGAGCAGGGCCAGCTGGATTTGGCATCCATTGAACGATTGGTGAAATTTCTGCTGCAACAAGGCATTGATGGCCTGGCCTTATTTGGCAATGCTTCCGAAGGCTACGCCTTAACGCAGGAAGAAAAGCAGGATCTGTTCTTTTGCGTCAAAAGGCTGGTGGGAGATTTACCGCTGGTGGCTGCAGCTGGCGGTGCTTCATCCGCTGTTGCCATTGAAGAGATCAACAGGGTGCATCACTGGGGGGCTCAGGTGGCAATGGTCAATCCGCCTTCGGTCGTTAAGCCCGGTCCGGAAGAGATCTATCACTTCTGGCGAGACATATGCCAGGCCTGCGAAATCGAAATCATGATTCAGGACGCGCCTCTGATGACGGGCGTTAACATTCCCGTATCGATGCTGGCGCGTTTGTGTCAGGACTTTCCTACTATCAGGTATATCAAAGTGGAACAACCGCCGACGACGCTGAAAATAACTGCGTTAAAACAGGAGGTTGGAGATGGCGTAGGCCTGTTCGGAGGCTTGAACGCGGGTTTCCTGTTTGAAGAGTTATGCCGTGGTGTAACGGGCACCATGCCTGCTTGCGAATTCCCTGACGTGATTAATGCCATCCTGGCTGCATGGCAGCAAGATCGTCAGGAAGCGCAGGCGTTGTTTTATCGCTATCTACCTTTCCTGCGCTATGGAGTTCAGCCGGGAATCGGGGTAGCCATACATAAAACAGTGCTGAATCAGGCAGGGATCTTTGCCAGTGACTATGTCCGTGAGCCGGCTAAAAGTCTGGATGATGACACGCGTCGGGAATTGAAAGAGATCACGGATTTCCTGCCTCTCGCCGTGTTGGGAGGACGTCCATGA
- a CDS encoding DUF2767 family protein, protein MQKTELNHRDPEKVYTMIGAVVMAMASDDLETTRLRIAGFIRKELARVDVWSPEMKTLMQGAIGTLVVYPEQDIVEGHRDGD, encoded by the coding sequence GTGCAGAAGACTGAACTGAACCACCGGGACCCGGAGAAGGTATACACCATGATCGGCGCCGTGGTCATGGCGATGGCCAGCGACGATCTTGAAACCACGCGGCTGCGTATTGCCGGATTCATCCGCAAAGAGCTGGCCAGAGTGGACGTATGGTCGCCGGAGATGAAAACGCTCATGCAGGGCGCGATCGGGACGCTGGTAGTCTATCCTGAACAGGACATCGTGGAGGGGCATCGCGACGGCGATTAA